The genome window AATAGTGTGgataatactcaaaaaataCTTTAATAACACGTATAGCGTTACTCTTAGttttaattagaaaattgtGGAAGCACTATCCATAaactatatatagtattttaaagagtttattatTGAAACGGTCCCTCGACTACtacgaaattactaatttggtccttgataatttttcgtgcacaattaagtccatcgactttgaaaattttaactaatttgatcctccatttattttgccgttaaacatccgttaaatcgggaccaaattggtaattttgctatagtcaaggaaccatttcaataaaaatttaattaccgatttggtaccttgactatagaaaaattatcaatttggtcccgatttaacggatatttaatggtaaaataaatggaagactaaattggttaaatttttcaaagtcaagggacttaattggacacaaaaaattgtcgagaatcaaattgataattttgcaatagttgagagaccatttcagtaataaattctattttaaaCGCACATATATGAAATACTTTAGCATGCATGACAAGATAGGGCATCAATCATTAGTTTGATCGAATAAATCGTGAAAAACGTTTGTCAGTGGAATGCtaatgaaaattatattgaaaagcTCATGAGAGCCTTGGGGTTGGGGTAATACTACACGCATCCACTAAGCTGTCTAAGCTAGCTATTTGATGTTCAcctaattttgatatttaatttctttctataTCTTTCTTAGAAGGGTACAGTTAGAGACATATCTTTATTCTGGCCCTCAACTTTCTCCCACACTCCCAATTCTTATTGTAGCCTGTAGGCTCCACCAAGGATGAAAAAAAATCTCTAATCCCCATCTTGGTAAAGCGAGAATTCCCTAACCAtacaaaatgtttatattttaaatatttttttacttatttaaaaaaaataatcatgtaTTTGCGATAACCTATTTTCTTTACCTTCAAACACCAACTACATGAAGTTAATGTTCTTACATGTACCACTTACATAcacatttgaaaattttgctaTAACACTCAATGTGAGATGatcaaaattaaaagtattGTTTCTACAATACAATaggttttaatatatatatataggggcgcgctctaatgagaacgggtgtccaggagagaaataagaacgatccacaaccgtccacgtgtccagatcaacgaatcatatataattttaaaaaatgacgcggtgacattttcgtaaataactcgaactttggtgcaagtaaatgtgttataagtgcaagtgaTTGGTGCatatttgcaagtaaaaagtgcaagtaaaatcacttgttaacattcgtgcacctaggtgcaactaattataccattaggtgcaactagttataacgttaggtgcacttagtattgatgctcaatgtaaattttacttgcacatgtaatacatgcattttacatgcacttgtgcacctatcaCTCACAAGTccaaataatttaccttgttaacattcatgcaccttagttctctcctgggcgcaccgttctcatttgaacacaATCTTATATATATCCAAACCCCTTCCATGTCCTAATTCCCTAAAATCTATCCTCATTCCCGTatttatagagggagaaaatcaggtCCCTGACCTCAAGATAATTGGATACAATTGATATttttactctttaaaaaaaaatccaaagatAATTGCAATGTACAAAGATTATTTGCCTGTGGCCATCATCAACTTAATATATTGGTAGGGCCACCACCTGATTGCAACCTAGCTTGGGAGTCACAAtccatatatacacacaactTTATATATTAACTAATATATGCTAGGGTGAATATATGAATAAGAATATATTTCAATATCTATCTCTCCACCGAAgcgtatatatattatattatgaattcccactcatataattatatacaaacATTATCTTTGTTAAtacacattatttataatattatcatatccttcaaaatgtataataatactttaagatgattattataataacaaaacaattTAGTATAAACACGATAAATAATatttctcaaaagaaaaaaattaacgtAATAAAGTGAGATGGGGCTCcatatatgatataataatataggTGGTATCCCACGGCTAAGAATGTGTAGGTACTAGTTAGTGTATGTAGGGCAAAGCCAAAGGCTGCTAAGACCTAAGAGGTATTAGAACACTGAACGATCTCCGATCCATCATTTATCACCTCCATTATTAGAGNTGATTTAAGAGATGACAATATACATAAAAACAAGTCAATATATAATAACACCAAGTCTAAAACTAGGTTTACGGTTAGAATTACATAATAAGgatgagagagagggagagagagagaaactaaACCAAAATTTCACAAGAATTATCATAAAGAAGACGACGCTAAGGAGGAAGGTTGTAAAGCCCATTCATGAGCCCCGATAGGTAGTGTGGGATACATTTCATGGGTGTAGTAAAGCACACATGGACTTTCATGGTTGTGCACTCCTTCATACGTTGCAATTACGTAACTTGAATCTTCTCTGTCCCTTTCCACCCTCTTCTTAACGCCGCATCCTCCACTAGAACATTTGTAATAGTTCCTATTGAAAATGTATGTCGCAATATAATTTCTATCAATATGGgttgaattttgaaattttgtttcAGTGAATAAAGAAATAacttaaaattactaatttttactatctatatatagttttatataAAGGAGAATCACACTTTTGGTTCTTTAATTATCCTCAAGTTACAAATGTAATCACAATCATTAAATTGTGGTAATCTAATCCTACAATTGTTCgcataattacaaatttagtcATTCATTTAAAGTACTATACAAATGTAATCACTCttcttagatttttttttttttttttttttttatagattagATTATGTTGGAGAATTTACATAAAGTTCCCTAAAGATCTCGGCAATAGGGTATCAGAAGATATTCCAGGAAGGTCTTAAGAATGAGATATCATAATATCTTAATTGGAAGTCATATATAGACTTTGACCATTGGCCAATACTCCAATAGACCAGGAGGTCCTTTGTTAAAGGTCTACTATGAACTAATTAAGGTCTCATgatgcatattatatttattaatatataataaattcttGATCAAAGTTTTTACAATATTTAGTCtatgaataatttaaatattaaatttaaattattacctATTTTTAGAGCTGGTATCTATAGTATTAACTCCCAAAAATTTTGAGATATTTTCATAACTGTTCTTTCCATTGATTGTTGAATTATTTCGTTGCAACTCAAGTAATTTGTCAACTTCTTGTATCTCACAATAAGTTTTACTTGAGACTCAGGTTGTTTATATAGTGTGATTAGAAACTTGTAGGAaattaagtatatatgtaaGATTAGTAGTTTGATTCTTTATTGTTTTTCCTGTGTTTTTCCTAACAgattatattagatataaaataCCAAGGTATTTGGCAaaagattaatatttttaatttttgatgtggtaatcttaaaaaagaaaatatctcTATTTTTGTTGACACTCTTTTTTAGTACTACACTGTAATAGTGTGgataatactcaaaaaataCTTTAATAACACGTATAGCGTTACTCTTAGttttaattagaaaattgtGGAAGCACTATCCATAaactatatatagtattttaaagagtttattatTGAAACGGTCCCTCGACTACtacgaaattactaatttggtccttgataatttttcgtgcacaattaagtccatcgactttgaaaattttaactaatttgatcctccatttattttgccgttaaacatccgttaaatcgggaccaaattggtaattttgctatagtcaaggaaccatttcaataaaaatttaattaccgatttggtaccttgactatagaaaaattatcaatttggtcccgatttaacggatatttaatggtaaaataaatggaagactaaattggttaaatttttcaaagtcaagggacttaattggacacaaaaaattgtcgagaatcaaattgataattttgcaatagttgagagaccatttcagtaataaattctattttaaaCGCACATATATGAAATACTTTAGCATGCATGACAAGATAGGGCATCAATCATTAGTTTGATCGAATAAATCGTGAAAAACGTTTGTCAGTGGAATGCtaatgaaaattatattgaaaagcTCATGAGAGCCTTGGGGTTGGGGTAATACTACACGCATCCACTAAGCTGTCTAAGCTAGCTATTTGATGTTCAcctaattttgatatttaatttctttctataTCTTTCTTAGAAGGGTACAGTTAGAGACATATCTTTATTCTGGCCCTCAACTTTCTCCCACACTCCCAATTCTTATTGTAGCCTGTAGGCTCCACCAAGGATGAAAAAAAATCTCTAATCCCCATCTTGGTAAAGCGAGAATTCCCTAACCAtacaaaatgtttatattttaaatatttttttacttatttaaaaaaaataatcatgtaTTTGCGATAACCTATTTTCTTTACCTTCAAACACCAACTACATGAAGTTAATGTTCTTACATGTACCACTTACATAcacatttgaaaattttgctaTAACACTCAATGTGAGATGatcaaaattaaaagtattGTTTCTACAATACAATaggttttaatatatatatataggggcgcgctctaatgagaacgggtgtccaggagagaaataagaacgatccacaaccgtccacgtgtccagatcaacgaatcatatataattttaaaaaatgacgcggtgacattttcgtaaataactcgaactttggtgcaagtaaatgtgttataagtgcaagtgaTTGGTGCatatttgcaagtaaaaagtgcaagtaaaatcacttgttaacattcgtgcacctaggtgcaactaattataccattaggtgcaactagttataacgttaggtgcacttagtattgatgctcaatgtaaattttacttgcacatgtaatacatgcattttacatgcacttgtgcacctatcaCTCACAAGTccaaataatttaccttgttaacattcatgcaccttagttctctcctgggcgcaccgttctcatttgaacacaATCTTATATATATCCAAACCCCTTCCATGTCCTAATTCCCTAAAATCTATCCTCATTCCCGTatttatagagggagaaaatcaggtCCCTGACCTCAAGATAATTGGATACAATTGATATttttactctttaaaaaaaaatccaaagatAATTGCAATGTACAAAGATTATTTGCCTGTGGCCATCATCAACTTAATATATTGGTAGGGCCACCACCTGATTGCAACCTAGCTTGGGAGTCACAAtccatatatacacacaactTTATATATTAACTAATATATGCTAGGGTGAATATATGAATAAGAATATATTTCAATATCTATCTCTCCACCGAAgcgtatatatattatattatgaattcccactcatataattatatacaaacATTATCTTTGTTAAtacacattatttataatattatcatatccttcaaaatgtataataatactttaagatgattattataataacaaaacaattTAGTATAAACACGATAAATAATatttctcaaaagaaaaaaattaacgtAATAAAGTGAGATGGGGCTCcatatatgatataataatataggTGGTATCCCACGGCTAAGAATGTGTAGGTACTAGTTAGTGTATGTAGGGCAAAGCCAAAGGCTGCTAAGACCTAAGAGGTATTAGAACACTGAACGATCTCCGATCCATCATTTATCACCTCCATTATTAGAGTTCGTATTTTCTCCTCCCAAGAGGTTAAATTCTCAATCCTAAAGATCCTCACAGTCTCACACCCTGACATGATGTGGGAGGAGATAAAATCATGATAATTCAATAGTTCATGCACAAAAGGGATCTGTCTACATTGAGTATAATCCTTACACTGCTACTGTCAAATTTTGAACTTTAGTCTCTTCTTTCAAATATTGTCAATGAATCACTGAGCTAAATCTGTTAAATTTTCCTGTTATTAGATGGTCAATGAGGCCGACCAGGCatctatatataattacacgcttttaaatttctttgttttgttttgttttgttttttttttttttttttgcattataaCTTTCAATAATagtcattaattatttttgaattttgattaatttatgtataattaaatcattaaccAACTATAATCGTTTAGAAGAAATTTGTAGCATTTGTAGCATTATCTATTAGCTTAGTCCGGCCATTTATAAGACTCAAACTCGAAAGCTTATTTTGGaagagtatgcatttcttcccgTAAGCAACAATATAATCTACTCTAGGGCAAACATATTATATAAGAAATTCTATAAGTAGCAGTtctgaattttctcataaatcaaataatataaagaatataaatgaaaagtatatatatatatatatatatatatatatatatatatatatatatatatatatatatatatatatatatatatatatatatctatatatatatatatatatatatatatatatcagtgttgcaaaaatcccgcataggcgccgattaatccacgcctaggcgctaggcgctggtcgaccgcctagcgtatcacattaaatggtggtctaggcggctggccggctaggcgaccgcctaggccatcaaagcaccgcctaggccgcttaggcgttGACCGCCTAGGcatcgactagaccgactaggcaccgactaggccttctagtcagtcgattaactattgttcttttttttttaatgggttatttcactcaaaacaacatcgttttgagcgaaataatcctaaattgtacaaactttagatttttttaggttaatatttaatattttagtattaactaataaagtattatataatttataattattagtctttaaaaaattaaaaatacttaaacaaatttttaaaaaataaaaaataaaatgaaaaaatacacggacgcctaAGCGCccattaatccccggctaggcgtcctaggcgctaggcgctcggggagcgcctagcgatattttcaaccatgatatatatatatatatatatatatatatatatatatatatatatatatatatattatttgtgtggtATATATTCGTGAGATGTCTAATATACTCTTTTTTTGGAATATTAGATTGgtgcatatatgtgtgtgtgtgtgaaaaaaaaaagtagaaattaAAGGTGATTAAATGATACTCCCTCCGTCCGGAATTGGATGTCTCATTTGTTTTTcgcacgctttttaagaaattaaagtaaatgtgatgtgtTTTCCAATTATGCccccaactttttcacttttagaaataaaagcaataaagaaagcaaaagtcataagggtagATTGGGAAAAATAGAATGATGGTGATActcaattttggaaagaggacaacattttgggacaaactaaaaaggaaagtaagacaggtaaaatgagacagagggagtatattaTACCTGGGATTCGGACTGGTCTTAACCATCTTCTTGCCGTACTTTCTCCATTTGAATCCATCATCCAGAGTTTCTAGTTCAGTTTTAATTCTAAATGCAATCCTAGACTTTGTCcgctccattttcttcttcgtcctatttttgtattctctGCATACATTcaaatatctttattttttttaaaccactaccattttaaataattatatactacccaaaaaaaattactccctctgtcacattttacctgtcctatctactattcattggtcaaactaactctttcttctttacttattttttttagtaatcttttattatttttaaatttaattttttgtgtttaatagtactcttaatgtagtttctaaatatataaattttatacattaatgctaaacttaatattatgaaaaattggattaaaaattacttcaatcaaatctcgttaaacgaaccagacaacggacggaggtagtaattaatatgacaaaaaataaataaatagcacTTGCATGTTACTGGAGGTTGGAATCGGGTTGGAAGATCCACTGCCGACAGATTCCGTCGGCACCATAGTTTGTTGCTCCGCCGGCGGCGGGATATTTTCCGGTAGGAGATAATCGGACAGATAGTATTCCGGCGCATCGACGAATAATACTCCGGCGTCGTAAATACTTGTTCCGCCGTTATCAGGGTTTTGAAATTGAGAATTCTCCATTATATTTCTAGAGCGAGCACACCAGAATAGTGCGTCGATATGATTATACTTATCTCCCGGGACTGTACGTACGGGTATGGGTCTCTATTTATCGTTAATTGTTACGCCTTTAATTTTCTGCTGTTTTTGTCGTCTTTTTAAttgctattctttttttttttttttttttttttaattacaggCTTCGTAGATGCTTTCCTGGAGCACACGACGAAGTTGCTTTCGTCCTTGGAGCTACGTGGCATATCCTTGTCCGACGTCACCAGTGAGGTCATACCTATGACGTTAGCTTCCCATTCCTGCGAATATATATAGGGACCACGGCGTCGTTCATGTATGTATGGTATGTGATGTATGGGGAGAAATCATTCAATGCCCAAGGCATTATTAATTCgtctaatatataaaaatttacttCTAATagaaactagtattttcacacGTGCAATACATAGAactaatttgttataatattttaaaaatatttagatcaatataaaattatataaattataacatcaaatattatatagtgcactTGAAAAGATGATTTGGATTGATTAGATTTTGTGATGTTATCATCGTTTGAATTCgaccaaataattgttgaattaattgtTAATGTGGAGATGTAAGCATCCGGTGTTGAAACtttggagattttatatatcgATTTGTATAACTTTGGCAAATgtgctctttgaaaaaaaaataataaaaataaaaagagcaTAATATCACTAGTTCAAATTatacattattgaaaatctctttGTAACAGAATCTTGTCCATGCTCATCTAGagctaacaccttcaggccatcAGGATAGATGACTCGCGAAAAAGTCACGTATAATTGATTGTGATTAAACATAagttttttcagcaataatcCAACACAgacaaagaaaaagagaaacaCAATCTAATGGTGAGGAAAtaggaaattaattttttggttCGATCTTAGGCTTTTTCATACcctttgaagatgatgaacaatCTACATTTGTTCTCTTAAAAGATTGTTGTATGTTCGGAAGGGGTCTAATCAACCAAGATGACTTCTGGGGGTGACGAAGATGTAGCTTCCAGTGGTGGTATACGCTAGATGaaactaattattaaaaacagTAAGgtggaaaaaaatattattgaaggAGGAAGAAACATGTTTAATGAGGACTTATTTGTTCTAAATTGTCATTGAACTCAGTTTCATCAGCAAGTTTCCTAATCACTGTTTCTTCATCACCTTTAATTTATTGAGTAGTTTGGCTTGATGTGTCTGCACAATATATAGcttcgtcttttttttttttttcactctaagcACGGTAAAAGCAACGTTTCCACTATATTTAAATTGGCCCTTCCGTGTGACAATCCTAAACATCATTGTCTTTTCAATCAAGCTCTCAATTTCATTGGGCATGCAACCATCCTAGGTAGTCAACcaaaatagataaaaaaaaatattatacaggGATAATATTAATACATTCAAAACCGAATAGTTGATTGCTAAGATATATGGATTCACGTACTTCAGAATACTTTTCCTTCAACTCGCTAATAGTAACTTCTAATAGCGTCGAGCAAACATTATCCCAAAGTAGAAGATGGCCATCCTGGTCGTCATCCAGGACAATAATCACCACTTTGTACTTAATTATTCCGCCTAGCTAGTGTTTATTATCGCATGTCTTACAGCACATTTTGTGTGCATAGTCTTGAAGCTTCTTTCCACACCCTTACTGTTATAGGCACTAAAGTACCATTCGCCTTTTATGTCTAGAATTTCTCCAAAGTACCCAAAATTCACCCACCTAAACATTAATTACACAATACGTGAGAAGTATAATTAATGGTGGCTTTTCAAATGATTTCATTAGAAACTCTAAACCTGTGATTTTTACCCTCTTGTTATAAATATCCTTCAAAGAAGTGATTGTGACATTTTCACATGATAAAGCTTCCAATGATCCAGATCCAATAATTCTTGAACTTGAACTTATACTCCATATTGGAGTCAAGAACTTAGGCATACTGATCTAAACGACGAATTACCCGTAATCTTCAAACgtgtttgaaataaaatataatacagaGTGACAAAAAGTGAAATGTCAGGATACCTCTCcttgaaattggggaaatcaggGCATTCATAGTTTAACAGAATCTTTGTTGCAAGTAGGAAACTAGATATCCTAACCTCACTATCTAATAtgataaacaattttaaatagttataatcgaatcaaataaatttatgtcTGCCACTAGGTAGGTAATTACTTACCATCATTCATCCTGGTTGTacacaactgtagtataatGATCAGTGGATCTGCCAAATCAGCATTATAGTAAGGCAACACAGAATCCACGTGTTCGTCCCACAAGGTAATTGTGAGCCGAGTCCCCTTGAGTGAAAATAACAATGAACGTGATGAGGCCTCAGtttatacttaaacaaatcaaaagaaCATCTAAACAAATACATACCGAGAATcttcaatgacaaaatcaatcaacctttggCGGGATTTGAATTAACTTAGATAACTTTTGGCTCAGTAATAGAAACTACAAGACCAATCAAATCTGCTAAAACCAAACAACAGATTTAAAATTATCAGTCATGAATATACTATTAGAAATATagtataaaaatgaaatgaaaacacATCTAGtaaagaacaaaattttaagaagaatttaccaattagcttaTTGCTATACACTCCTCCGATAGTCTTCAACAatccaaaatccttgagtttgaacatgtgtttggaAAGATTAGATTCATCTTCACCCATAACGATAATCAAAGTGTTGTGGATCGCTTTCATAATGTACTTATGGTCACACAACTTAAACGTCATGCGACACGTTTGCacaataaaattgtgaatattgtaGATTTTCCCTTCCTTCAAGAGTTTGTTGAATTTTCTAACATAAACTCTTggggatttgtaaatggatgcaagttccACGAGGAAGATAATGTCATTGTAGAATAGTGCATGTAAATAGAAATTAGTGaccatgaaatttaaaaatcaagCCAGCAAAcataatgcattttaaaatgAACAATAACTGTatgacaaaaaggaaaaaaagttcATAAAGATTGTGTTTTTAGTACACCACTAATTGAAAAATTCACTGATGTGTGCTGATGATATCcagaatta of Ipomoea triloba cultivar NCNSP0323 chromosome 3, ASM357664v1 contains these proteins:
- the LOC116012604 gene encoding probable WRKY transcription factor 50, which produces MENSQFQNPDNGGTSIYDAGVLFVDAPEYYLSDYLLPENIPPPAEQQTMVPTESVGSGSSNPIPTSSNIEYKNRTKKKMERTKSRIAFRIKTELETLDDGFKWRKYGKKMVKTSPNPRNYYKCSSGGCGVKKRVERDREDSSYVIATYEGVHNHESPCVLYYTHEMYPTLPIGAHEWALQPSSLASSSL